Proteins encoded within one genomic window of Nonomuraea gerenzanensis:
- a CDS encoding peptidase C39 family protein: protein MEYETTMCLVLTVDLAHVAFSRFTVPDETGPTETDPDGAWVGEERPIGFPATQLVPSWTARTPPGAWIEVALRARTASGDLTKWYVMGRWSEHGRPRTSVPGQGDEHGDVAVDTFVARRPVTAYQVRVARHGGARVTGLGVMASALPPLPPGPSAPGPGGAVELAVPRRSQHAHAGHHVRYDGGGVNWCSPASVAMVLAYWGREPAPEELAWVGDGDPAPAVDHAAAGTYDESYQGTGNWPFNVAYAGRFGLAGFVTRLRSAVELERFVRAGIPVITSQSFKVHELPGSCYSTSGHILVVTGFTTEGDIVVNDPAAPRDAEVRRVYPRAAFEHVWLRSSGSGGIAYVLHPPDVPLPLCTDGNW, encoded by the coding sequence ATGGAGTACGAAACCACAATGTGCCTGGTGCTCACCGTCGATCTGGCCCATGTCGCCTTCAGCCGCTTCACGGTGCCCGACGAAACGGGACCCACCGAGACAGACCCCGATGGTGCGTGGGTCGGCGAGGAGCGGCCGATCGGCTTCCCCGCGACCCAGCTCGTCCCGTCATGGACGGCACGCACGCCGCCGGGCGCGTGGATCGAGGTCGCGCTGCGGGCCAGGACCGCGTCCGGTGACCTCACCAAGTGGTACGTCATGGGCCGCTGGTCCGAGCACGGCCGTCCGCGCACCTCGGTGCCCGGCCAGGGCGACGAGCACGGGGACGTGGCGGTGGACACGTTCGTGGCCAGGCGGCCGGTGACGGCGTACCAGGTGCGGGTGGCCAGGCACGGCGGCGCCCGGGTGACCGGGCTGGGCGTGATGGCCTCGGCACTGCCGCCGCTGCCCCCGGGACCGAGCGCGCCGGGGCCGGGCGGCGCCGTGGAGCTGGCGGTGCCCCGGCGCTCGCAGCACGCGCACGCCGGGCACCATGTGCGCTACGACGGCGGGGGCGTCAACTGGTGCAGCCCCGCCTCGGTGGCCATGGTGCTGGCCTATTGGGGCCGCGAGCCCGCGCCGGAGGAGCTGGCCTGGGTGGGCGACGGCGACCCGGCGCCCGCCGTGGACCACGCGGCGGCCGGTACCTACGACGAGAGCTACCAGGGCACCGGCAACTGGCCGTTCAACGTGGCGTACGCGGGCCGGTTCGGGCTGGCCGGGTTCGTGACGCGGCTGCGGTCGGCGGTGGAGCTGGAGCGGTTCGTCCGGGCGGGCATCCCGGTGATCACGTCGCAGTCGTTCAAGGTGCACGAGCTGCCGGGGTCGTGCTACTCCACCAGCGGGCACATCCTGGTCGTCACCGGTTTCACCACCGAGGGCGACATCGTGGTGAACGACCCGGCCGCGCCCCGCGACGCCGAGGTCCGGCGGGTCTACCCGCGCGCGGCGTTCGAGCACGTGTGGCTCAGGAGCTCCGGCAGCGGCGGCATCGCGTACGTGCTGCATCCCCCCGACGTCCCTCTTCCACTCTGTACCGACGGCAATTGGTGA
- a CDS encoding ATP-binding protein, with amino-acid sequence MGESFGTLLRSLRHAAKLTIEELSHASGVSVRAIGDMERGASRGPQRRTVEALADALRLGDEQRAALSEASRAGRPRPVAAPVAGACELPRGVGDFTGRARELLLLDRLAVQAGAAAGGGAGADTSAGPAMVVDAGGGVALAGRGAAVVAAVCGAAGIGKTALAVQAAGRLASAFPDGRLYLDLRGMDAVPVPPAAALAVLLKALGMPDRRIPADEEERAGQYRAMLRERRCLIILDNAANEAQVRPLLPAEGPGMTIVTSRRPLAGLEGVHQIPLAHLAAAESATLLRAIVGDRRAAADPDGLAQVARLCGNLPLALRIAGNRLQSRPAWTPGQLAARLGDEGRRVESLAAGDLSVATAFALSYQQLSPQARRSFRRLALAAGPGFGVPLTAVLAELDPFTAEDALEELVDLGLLQSPHAGRYRFHDLVRLFARARLAEEEPIEAHREARRRMDDWLLEVATVAGRWFEPGYGAPPPGWSSLVELGSRQAAEDWLRLEDQAWLAALRQAARRGEHARVVEVAEAMHWFSDLWMHWGHWPEVFELSSAGAHALGEPALEAVHLNYLSWAQTYCLARFEEAEATALRALSLAEKAGDVRQQGWSLTYATWALWGSDDPAHKETALGYARRAAAYLLESGDAEGYAHAALSVASCLHRLGRVEESLEHNLHMVALLGDPAFGGDQELITQALGSALDGAGADYLALGRWQEAADHYTRALERLRTRPIGRSMALSLIGLGKALARLDRVEEARAAFQEAVELYESAGDGVRAARARKQLDEAITGTRTAR; translated from the coding sequence TTGGGCGAATCGTTCGGCACGTTGCTTCGGAGCCTGCGGCACGCCGCGAAGCTGACGATCGAGGAGCTGTCCCACGCGTCGGGCGTGAGCGTACGGGCGATCGGTGACATGGAGCGCGGCGCGAGCCGGGGGCCGCAGCGGCGTACCGTCGAGGCGCTGGCCGACGCGCTGCGGCTCGGCGACGAGCAGCGCGCGGCGCTGTCGGAGGCCTCCCGCGCGGGCCGTCCCCGGCCCGTCGCGGCGCCGGTGGCCGGGGCGTGCGAGCTTCCGCGCGGCGTCGGCGACTTCACCGGACGCGCCCGCGAACTGCTCCTCCTGGACCGGCTCGCCGTCCAGGCAGGCGCGGCCGCGGGCGGGGGCGCGGGCGCCGACACAAGCGCGGGCCCCGCCATGGTTGTGGACGCGGGCGGGGGCGTGGCCCTGGCCGGGCGTGGGGCGGCGGTGGTGGCGGCGGTCTGTGGTGCTGCGGGGATCGGGAAGACGGCGCTGGCGGTGCAGGCCGCCGGCCGCCTGGCCTCCGCGTTCCCCGACGGCCGCCTCTACCTCGACCTGCGTGGCATGGACGCGGTCCCGGTGCCTCCGGCGGCGGCCCTGGCCGTGCTGCTGAAGGCGCTCGGCATGCCGGACCGGCGCATCCCGGCCGACGAGGAGGAGCGCGCCGGCCAGTACCGGGCCATGCTGCGTGAGCGGCGCTGCCTGATCATCCTGGACAACGCGGCGAACGAGGCCCAGGTGCGCCCGCTGCTGCCCGCCGAGGGACCGGGCATGACGATCGTCACCAGCCGCCGCCCGCTGGCCGGTCTGGAGGGGGTGCACCAGATCCCGCTGGCCCACCTGGCCGCGGCCGAGTCGGCCACGCTGCTGCGCGCGATCGTCGGCGACCGGCGCGCCGCGGCCGACCCGGACGGGCTCGCCCAGGTGGCGCGGCTGTGCGGCAACCTGCCGCTGGCCCTGCGCATCGCGGGCAACCGCTTGCAGAGCCGGCCCGCCTGGACACCGGGCCAGCTCGCGGCCCGGCTCGGTGACGAGGGCCGGCGCGTGGAGTCCCTGGCCGCCGGGGACCTGTCGGTCGCCACCGCCTTCGCGCTGTCGTACCAGCAGCTCTCCCCGCAGGCCCGGCGGAGCTTCCGCCGCCTCGCGCTGGCCGCCGGTCCCGGCTTCGGGGTGCCGCTGACGGCGGTCCTGGCCGAGCTGGACCCCTTCACCGCCGAGGACGCGCTGGAGGAGCTGGTGGACCTCGGTCTCCTGCAGTCCCCGCACGCGGGCCGCTACCGCTTCCACGATCTCGTACGGCTCTTCGCCCGCGCCCGCCTGGCCGAGGAGGAGCCCATCGAGGCGCACCGGGAGGCGCGGCGGCGGATGGACGACTGGTTGCTGGAGGTCGCGACGGTGGCCGGGCGCTGGTTCGAGCCCGGCTACGGCGCGCCCCCGCCCGGCTGGAGCTCGCTGGTGGAGCTGGGCAGCAGGCAGGCGGCCGAGGACTGGCTGCGGCTGGAGGACCAGGCCTGGCTGGCCGCGCTGCGCCAGGCGGCCCGCCGGGGGGAGCACGCCCGCGTGGTGGAGGTCGCCGAGGCCATGCACTGGTTCTCGGACCTGTGGATGCACTGGGGGCACTGGCCGGAGGTGTTCGAGCTGTCCTCGGCCGGCGCCCACGCCCTGGGTGAGCCCGCGCTGGAGGCGGTGCACCTGAACTACCTGTCGTGGGCGCAGACGTACTGTCTGGCCCGGTTCGAGGAGGCCGAGGCGACCGCGCTGCGCGCGCTGAGCCTGGCGGAGAAGGCGGGCGACGTGCGCCAGCAGGGCTGGTCGCTCACCTACGCCACCTGGGCCCTGTGGGGCTCGGACGATCCCGCGCACAAGGAGACGGCGCTGGGCTACGCCCGGCGGGCGGCGGCGTACCTGCTGGAGTCGGGGGACGCCGAAGGCTACGCCCATGCCGCGCTCAGCGTCGCGAGCTGCCTGCACCGGCTCGGCCGCGTCGAGGAGTCCCTGGAGCACAACCTGCACATGGTCGCCCTCCTCGGCGACCCCGCCTTCGGCGGCGACCAGGAGCTGATCACGCAGGCGCTCGGCTCCGCGCTGGACGGCGCGGGCGCCGACTACCTCGCCCTCGGCCGCTGGCAGGAGGCCGCCGACCACTACACCCGGGCGCTGGAACGGCTGCGCACCCGCCCGATCGGCCGGTCGATGGCGCTGTCTCTGATCGGCCTGGGCAAGGCACTGGCACGGCTCGACCGGGTGGAGGAGGCGCGAGCGGCGTTCCAGGAGGCCGTGGAGCTGTACGAGAGCGCGGGTGACGGGGTCCGGGCCGCGCGGGCGCGCAAGCAGCTCGACGAGGCGATCACGGGCACACGAACCGCTCGATGA
- a CDS encoding dipeptidyl-peptidase 5, with the protein MSIRPIDVAHIDGGPQWVEAVATPAGVEVWWDEPRPHEGGRRCVVRRLPDGSRVDALPAGWNARNRLVEYGGRSWRPLPGGGLVFTNWADQRLYRLDGGDPVPLTPEGPSRYGDLYLPPGRSEVWAVREIADVRDLVAVPLDGGPLKVITKAQHFLMNPRISPNGRWVAWIGWDHPNMPWDGTELCVAPLAEDGTAGPYEVVAGGPGESVSQAEWRDDAALYAVTDPTGWWNVHLVPLDGSSGRNLTPMELEFGAAAWKPGLTCLAVAEDGRLAVVYGTADHRRLGVLDPGTGDLRELGGAATHWSSTVSVAGGRVAAVRATPYTPLEVTLVGLDDGAHEVVSPSKPLPDRELLPTPETVTIEGVHAHLYPPSGAQGPGPYVIFAHGGPTGNLPVMLDLEIAFFTSRGIGVAVVNYGGSTGYGRAYRERLRHQWGVVDVQDCARVARGLVELGLADAAKLAIRGGSAGGWTTVAALVHSDVFAGGVAHYAITDPESWAAETHDFESRYLDGLVGPLPETRRRYTERSPLLNAYRASGPCLMLHGMEDAIVDVSQAERFTAELDRHGKEWALLTFPGEQHGWRREETVVAVLEAELAFYGLIFGMETPEVPQLTLKGRA; encoded by the coding sequence ATGAGCATTCGACCGATCGACGTGGCCCATATCGACGGCGGCCCCCAGTGGGTGGAGGCGGTGGCCACGCCCGCCGGGGTCGAGGTCTGGTGGGACGAGCCGCGCCCGCACGAGGGCGGCAGGCGCTGCGTGGTGCGCCGCCTGCCCGACGGCTCCCGCGTCGACGCGCTGCCCGCCGGGTGGAACGCCCGCAACCGGCTCGTCGAGTACGGCGGCCGCTCCTGGCGCCCGCTGCCCGGAGGCGGGCTGGTCTTCACGAACTGGGCCGACCAGCGCCTGTACCGGCTGGACGGCGGCGACCCCGTGCCGCTCACGCCGGAGGGCCCGTCGCGGTACGGCGACCTCTACCTGCCGCCGGGCCGGAGCGAGGTGTGGGCGGTCAGGGAGATCGCCGACGTGCGGGACCTGGTGGCGGTGCCGCTGGACGGCGGCCCGCTCAAGGTCATCACCAAGGCCCAGCATTTCCTGATGAACCCCCGCATCTCCCCCAACGGCCGGTGGGTCGCCTGGATCGGCTGGGACCATCCGAACATGCCGTGGGACGGCACCGAGCTGTGCGTGGCCCCGCTGGCCGAGGACGGCACGGCCGGGCCGTACGAGGTGGTCGCGGGCGGCCCCGGGGAGTCGGTGTCGCAGGCGGAGTGGCGCGACGACGCCGCCCTGTACGCGGTGACGGACCCGACCGGCTGGTGGAACGTGCACCTCGTCCCCCTGGACGGCTCCTCCGGGCGCAACCTGACCCCGATGGAGCTGGAGTTCGGCGCGGCGGCCTGGAAACCGGGGCTGACCTGCCTGGCCGTGGCCGAGGACGGCCGCCTGGCCGTCGTCTACGGCACCGCCGACCACCGGCGCCTGGGCGTGCTCGACCCGGGGACGGGTGACCTGCGCGAGCTGGGCGGCGCGGCCACGCACTGGTCGTCCACCGTGTCGGTCGCGGGCGGCAGGGTGGCGGCCGTGCGGGCGACGCCGTACACGCCGCTGGAGGTCACGCTCGTCGGCCTGGACGACGGCGCGCACGAGGTGGTGTCGCCGAGCAAGCCGCTGCCGGACCGCGAGCTGCTGCCCACGCCGGAGACCGTGACGATCGAGGGGGTGCACGCGCACCTGTACCCGCCGTCGGGGGCGCAGGGGCCGGGACCGTACGTGATCTTCGCGCACGGCGGCCCGACCGGGAACCTGCCGGTCATGCTCGACCTGGAGATCGCCTTCTTCACCAGCCGGGGCATCGGCGTGGCCGTGGTGAACTACGGCGGCTCGACCGGCTACGGCCGCGCCTACCGGGAGCGGCTGCGGCACCAGTGGGGCGTGGTGGACGTGCAGGACTGCGCCAGGGTGGCGCGCGGCCTGGTCGAGCTGGGCCTGGCCGACGCCGCCAAGCTGGCCATCAGGGGCGGCAGCGCGGGCGGCTGGACCACGGTGGCGGCGCTGGTGCACAGCGACGTGTTCGCGGGCGGGGTGGCGCACTACGCGATCACCGACCCGGAGAGCTGGGCCGCCGAGACGCACGACTTCGAGTCGCGCTACCTGGACGGGCTGGTGGGGCCCCTGCCGGAGACGCGCCGGCGTTACACCGAGCGTTCCCCGCTGCTGAACGCCTACCGCGCCTCAGGCCCCTGCCTGATGCTGCACGGCATGGAGGACGCGATCGTGGACGTCTCGCAGGCCGAGCGGTTCACCGCCGAACTGGACAGGCACGGCAAAGAGTGGGCTTTGCTGACCTTCCCCGGCGAGCAGCACGGCTGGCGCAGGGAGGAGACTGTCGTCGCGGTGCTGGAGGCCGAGCTGGCCTTCTACGGGCTGATCTTCGGCATGGAGACGCCCGAGGTGCCGCAGCTGACTCTGAAGGGGAGAGCGTGA
- a CDS encoding aromatic-ring hydroxylase C-terminal domain-containing protein, which yields MRPGVQVDALREVLSEVIGLAEAWRHFSGMMDGTAIDYAPGAAEPLVGRFVPEVRLAGVGSVAELLRDGRGLLIGLAAEGVAKDGGAAAGPDGGASGEPGALEAALAGHRDRVRPAWAEPGTGLGGDVGPARGGDGGPARGGDGGPARGGDVGPARGGDGGRDVGAEGPGALLVRPDGYVAWAGEPGAAAEALTTWFGPPAVR from the coding sequence ATGCGGCCGGGGGTGCAGGTGGATGCGTTGCGGGAGGTGCTGAGCGAGGTGATCGGGCTGGCGGAGGCGTGGCGGCACTTCTCCGGGATGATGGACGGCACGGCGATCGACTACGCGCCCGGTGCTGCCGAGCCGCTGGTCGGGCGGTTCGTTCCCGAGGTGCGGCTGGCCGGGGTGGGTTCGGTGGCCGAGTTGCTGAGGGACGGGCGCGGGCTGCTCATCGGGCTCGCGGCGGAGGGCGTGGCCAAGGACGGCGGCGCGGCCGCGGGGCCGGATGGTGGTGCGAGCGGGGAGCCGGGCGCGCTCGAAGCCGCGCTGGCCGGGCATCGCGACCGCGTGCGGCCGGCCTGGGCGGAGCCCGGCACCGGCCTCGGCGGCGACGTCGGCCCGGCCCGCGGCGGCGACGGCGGCCCGGCCCGCGGCGGCGACGGCGGCCCGGCCCGCGGCGGCGACGTCGGCCCGGCCCGCGGCGGCGACGGCGGTCGTGACGTCGGCGCCGAGGGGCCGGGTGCGTTGCTGGTTCGGCCCGACGGTTACGTGGCGTGGGCGGGCGAGCCGGGCGCGGCGGCAGAGGCGCTCACCACGTGGTTCGGCCCGCCCGCCGTCAGGTGA
- a CDS encoding alpha/beta hydrolase: protein MSSTDRADAQAERVNAAGRVPVVFLHGLWLLPASWERWAAVFGEAGFEAVFPGWPEDPPPVPWTVGQVAGHVAALIGRLERRPVVVGHSFGGLLAQILAGNGLAAATVAIGPAPGCGVLPLPVSPLHATARPGDAGWAVPLTYDQFRHSFANAVGEEEARWLHERFAVPAPGVPQPRAAALDPWNDLQVDTTAPARGPLLMISGELDRTAPWALTRAAFERQSRNAHHRTEIAEIPGRGHSLIVDSGWREVCGTALTFIERFVCP from the coding sequence GTGTCCAGCACTGACCGGGCCGATGCGCAGGCCGAGCGGGTCAACGCCGCGGGTCGCGTCCCGGTCGTGTTCCTGCACGGCCTGTGGTTGCTGCCGGCGAGCTGGGAGCGCTGGGCGGCGGTGTTCGGCGAGGCGGGGTTCGAGGCGGTGTTCCCGGGTTGGCCCGAGGACCCGCCACCTGTCCCCTGGACGGTGGGGCAGGTGGCCGGGCACGTCGCGGCCCTGATCGGCCGCCTGGAGCGCAGGCCCGTCGTCGTCGGCCACTCCTTCGGCGGCCTGCTCGCCCAGATCCTCGCCGGGAACGGCCTGGCCGCCGCCACCGTCGCCATCGGCCCCGCCCCCGGGTGCGGCGTCCTGCCGCTGCCGGTCTCCCCGCTGCACGCCACCGCCCGTCCCGGCGACGCCGGTTGGGCCGTGCCGCTCACCTACGACCAGTTCCGGCACTCCTTCGCCAATGCCGTCGGCGAGGAGGAGGCCAGGTGGCTGCACGAGCGGTTCGCCGTCCCCGCGCCCGGCGTGCCGCAGCCGCGGGCGGCGGCCCTCGACCCGTGGAACGACCTTCAGGTGGACACCACCGCCCCCGCCCGGGGGCCGCTGCTGATGATCTCGGGGGAGCTGGACCGCACCGCGCCCTGGGCGCTCACCCGCGCCGCCTTTGAGCGGCAGTCCCGCAACGCGCACCACCGCACCGAGATCGCCGAGATCCCCGGACGCGGCCACTCGCTCATCGTGGACAGCGGCTGGCGCGAGGTGTGCGGCACGGCCCTGACCTTCATCGAGCGGTTCGTGTGCCCGTGA
- a CDS encoding SWIM zinc finger family protein: protein MTSAVQAYTYAGPSVLTDGRLGLSTSGGTALSGPQAHPRFFSGLLTEAAPAAAGLLAVADVALTRYHQPRPGWTRDPVVTCDGERLRFESFSACGGVYARLDVLALDGEVLDRGTTNVDVNGPLREALARVGGKDPLHVGVGADELTVTTLDGAVVEKKVPLPARWLRGFAEVQVMAAGWDLRAELAGPQAVRFLRSLPKGARSTVWAVPAGRDLRLSSGAARGGVCLSGTGRVVTLLPLLRFAKALRVYGPADGSSTAGAWELELPGMRYTLAVSPQPSRGFSGEGQVLDDLATDEAGADADVVGMLLNFEPTVELGLLADRSGLPVERVRAALTQLGTSGRVGYDLHEAGHFHRELPYDKDQVAELNPRLTSARKLVEAGAVRLLGDDQAEVSTDGGVRRVRIGEGACTCPWWFDHRGSRGPCKHVLSARIAARLAVEVTP from the coding sequence ATGACTTCAGCGGTACAGGCATACACCTACGCGGGGCCCTCCGTGCTGACCGACGGCAGGCTCGGCCTCTCGACCTCCGGCGGCACGGCGTTATCCGGCCCACAGGCCCACCCCAGGTTCTTCAGCGGGCTGCTCACCGAGGCCGCCCCGGCCGCCGCCGGGCTGCTGGCCGTGGCCGACGTGGCGCTCACCCGCTACCACCAGCCCCGGCCGGGCTGGACCCGCGACCCGGTCGTGACGTGCGACGGCGAGCGGCTCAGGTTCGAGTCGTTCTCGGCCTGCGGCGGCGTCTACGCGCGGCTCGACGTGCTCGCGCTCGACGGCGAGGTGCTCGACCGGGGCACCACCAACGTCGACGTCAACGGCCCGCTGCGGGAGGCGCTGGCCAGGGTCGGCGGCAAGGACCCGCTGCACGTGGGCGTCGGGGCCGACGAGCTGACCGTCACCACGCTCGACGGCGCGGTGGTGGAGAAGAAGGTGCCGCTGCCGGCGCGGTGGCTGCGCGGGTTCGCCGAGGTGCAGGTGATGGCCGCGGGGTGGGACCTGCGGGCCGAGCTGGCGGGGCCGCAGGCCGTACGGTTCCTGCGCTCCCTGCCCAAGGGGGCCCGCTCCACCGTGTGGGCCGTGCCCGCCGGCCGTGACCTGCGGCTGTCCTCGGGGGCGGCGCGGGGCGGCGTGTGCCTGTCGGGCACCGGGCGGGTGGTCACGCTGCTGCCGCTGCTGCGGTTCGCCAAGGCGCTGCGGGTCTACGGGCCCGCCGACGGATCTTCCACCGCCGGCGCGTGGGAGCTGGAGCTGCCCGGCATGCGCTACACCCTGGCCGTCTCGCCGCAGCCGTCGCGCGGCTTCTCCGGTGAGGGGCAGGTCCTCGACGACCTGGCCACCGACGAGGCGGGGGCCGACGCCGACGTGGTGGGCATGCTGCTCAACTTCGAGCCGACCGTCGAGCTCGGCCTCCTCGCCGACCGTTCCGGCCTGCCCGTCGAGCGCGTACGCGCGGCGCTCACCCAGCTCGGCACCTCCGGCCGGGTCGGCTACGACCTGCACGAGGCGGGGCACTTCCACCGCGAGCTGCCCTACGACAAGGACCAGGTGGCCGAGCTGAACCCGCGCCTGACCTCGGCCAGGAAGCTCGTCGAGGCCGGCGCCGTCCGCCTGCTGGGCGACGACCAGGCGGAGGTGAGCACCGACGGCGGCGTGCGGCGGGTGCGCATCGGCGAGGGGGCCTGCACGTGCCCGTGGTGGTTCGACCACCGGGGGTCGCGCGGGCCGTGCAAGCACGTGCTGTCGGCCAGGATCGCCGCCCGCTTGGCGGTGGAGGTCACCCCGTGA
- a CDS encoding M20/M25/M40 family metallo-hydrolase: MKSVAEICSDLIRFDTTNPGSGERPAAEYVATLLADAGLEPVVFESAPKRTTVVARMEGDSPDALLVHGHLDVVPADPAEWRMHPFSGEIEDGCVYGRGAVDMKGSCAMTLATVLGMRARGEQPRRDLVLAFLADEEATGDYGSRHAVTEHRELFDGVSEAISESGGFSVASQGHRVYPIAVGERGTAWMKLTAHGVAGHGSRPAVDNPVATLVHALSRVAAYQWPVRLTPTVAALIQSLSEITGRPIDLDRLDAEAARLGPLGSLFKSQIRNSANPTMLDAGYKVNVVPSTASAHVDGRFMPGTQEEFLATIDELLGPKVTREFVNLEDAPDAPYPSAFFDELAGALVTEDALARPVPYVMAGGTDAKSFARIGIKGYGFAPLMLRPDLDYFGMFHGKDERVPVEGLEFGTRVLTRLFT; the protein is encoded by the coding sequence GTGAAGAGCGTTGCCGAGATCTGCTCGGATCTGATCAGGTTCGACACCACGAACCCGGGCTCGGGCGAGCGCCCGGCGGCCGAGTACGTCGCCACGCTGCTGGCCGACGCGGGCCTGGAGCCGGTGGTGTTCGAGTCGGCGCCCAAGCGGACCACGGTCGTGGCCAGGATGGAGGGCGACTCGCCCGACGCGCTGCTCGTGCACGGCCACCTCGACGTGGTGCCCGCCGACCCGGCCGAGTGGCGGATGCACCCGTTCTCCGGCGAGATCGAGGACGGCTGCGTCTACGGGCGGGGCGCGGTCGACATGAAGGGCTCGTGCGCGATGACGCTGGCCACCGTGCTCGGCATGCGGGCGCGCGGCGAGCAGCCCAGGCGGGATCTGGTGCTGGCGTTCCTGGCGGACGAGGAGGCCACCGGCGACTACGGCTCGCGGCACGCCGTGACCGAGCACCGGGAGCTGTTCGACGGGGTGAGCGAGGCCATCAGCGAGTCGGGCGGGTTCAGCGTGGCCTCGCAGGGGCACCGCGTCTACCCGATCGCGGTGGGCGAGCGCGGCACCGCCTGGATGAAGCTGACCGCCCACGGCGTGGCCGGGCACGGATCGCGCCCGGCCGTGGACAACCCGGTCGCCACCCTGGTGCACGCGTTGTCGCGGGTGGCCGCCTACCAGTGGCCCGTCCGGCTGACGCCGACCGTCGCGGCGCTCATCCAGAGCCTGTCGGAGATCACCGGCCGGCCGATCGACCTGGACCGGCTGGACGCCGAGGCGGCCCGGCTCGGGCCGCTGGGCAGCCTGTTCAAGAGCCAGATCCGCAACTCGGCGAACCCGACCATGCTCGACGCCGGGTACAAGGTGAACGTCGTACCCTCGACGGCCTCCGCCCACGTGGACGGGCGGTTCATGCCGGGGACGCAGGAGGAGTTCCTGGCGACGATCGACGAGCTGCTCGGGCCGAAGGTCACCCGCGAGTTCGTGAACCTGGAGGACGCGCCCGACGCGCCGTACCCGTCGGCGTTCTTCGACGAGCTGGCCGGGGCGCTGGTGACCGAGGACGCGCTGGCCAGGCCGGTGCCGTACGTGATGGCGGGGGGCACCGACGCCAAGTCGTTCGCCCGGATCGGCATCAAGGGGTACGGGTTCGCGCCGCTGATGCTGCGGCCCGATCTGGACTACTTCGGGATGTTCCACGGGAAGGACGAGCGGGTGCCGGTGGAGGGGCTGGAGTTCGGCACCCGGGTGCTGACCCGCCTGTTCACCTGA